In the genome of Deinococcus hopiensis KR-140, the window CGCTCGGGTCGTTTCGTGTGCCTGGACGGGAACGCCTCATTCTGCTGCTGCTGGGCCTCCTGTACGCGGCGACCACCGCCGCGTACTTCACCGCGCTGACCCGCATCAGTGCCAGCACATCCGCGCTGCTCGTGTATGTCGCGCCGGCTTTTGTGATCCTCTACGGCGCCCTCAGCCGGACCAGGCCCACCCGCGGGCAGCTTGGCGCGCTGGCCTGCACCCTTCTGGGATTGAGCGTCGTCATCGGTCTCCCGGGCGCAGCAGACCGCGATGTGTTCGGCTTGCTGCTTGGGGGACTGTCCGGCGCACTGTACGGCGCGTACCTCTTTGCCAGTGACCGGCTGGCTGTGCGGTCATCTCCGCTGACCGTCACGGCGCACGTGACGCTGGTCAGCGCCGTGACGTTCGCTGCCATGGGGGCACTGGGGGGAAACCTGGGTGTGCCGGCCAGCCTGCCGCAATGGGGACTCGTCACTTTGATGGTCCTGATTCCGACGTTGGTGGCCCTTCCGGCCCTGGCCGGCGCCGTTCAGCGCATTGGGGCGGCCCGCGTCAGCCTGCTGGCCAGCACGGACCCACTCTGGGCAGTGCTGTTCGCTACGGTATTTCTGGGTGAGGTGCTGGGCGGTGCCCAGGTGCTCGGCGGTCTGCTGATTCTGGCTGGAGCGGCCTGCGCACAACGGCCGTCCAGATCCGCGCGTGTCCGGCCCCTGCAGCTCACGTCACCGGCCCGTACGGCCGCGGAATGTTCAGATCCACGGGGGTCTTGAGCCGCTGCGCCGCTCGCCATCTTCGGCCACCACCGCCCGTTGAGCGCACAAGGTCGTGCCCCCATGCGCGGGCGACATTCGTTCTCCCATCCTCTTCTGCTTGACATCTACCTACAGGTAGGTAGATACTCGGCCCATGTCCGAGCAGCCTGACGCGCGCGCCCCCCTTCTGGACGTTGCCCAGCAATTCATTCAGAAGGGGGGGTACCGCGCCGCTGGCGACAAGGACATCGGCGAGCGGCCCGGGCTTGCCAACGCCGGCATTCACGCCCCCGTTCCCGGTCCGGCTGGCTTGTCCGCCGGTACCGGGGACGGGGGAGCTTACCGTGACGCCGTTGATCCGGATGGCCGCGCCGGCCGGCGTGCCCGCCGCCGGGAACACCACCCTCCCCGGGGACGGCGCGGTGCTCCTCGGTCTCCCCGTCCGGTGACCCCCGCCGTTTCGATCAGATTCTTTGCCGTGTGGACGCCTTGCGCACCCCCCCCGATTTCCCTTTGAGGAGCCCGAGATGACCCAGACCGTTCCGACCGACCTTGCCGGCCGTGCCCGCACCCTGCTCGACCTGCACGCAGCGCCTGAAATCCTCACGCTCGCCAACGTCTGGGACGTCGTCTCCGCCCAGGTCGTCGCCGCGGCCGGCGCCCATGCCCTCGCCACCGCCAGCCACGCCATCGCCTCGACGTTCGGCTACCCCGACGGGGAGAACATCCCGCTCGAACTGCACCTCGATATGGTGCGCCGGATCGTTCAGGCCGTGGACCTGCCCGTCTCGATGGACTTTGAGGCGGGCTACGGCAACCCGGGTGAGACCGCCCGGCGCGCCATCGAGGTCGGCGTGGTGGGTGGCAACCTCGAAGACGGAATGAGGCCGCTGGGCGAGGCCGTCGCCGCCGTGGAGGCCGTGATGGCTGCCGGGCGCGAGGCAGGCGTCACCTTCGTCCTCAACGCCCGCACGGACGCCCTTCTGCGCGCCGGAAAGGACGCGCCGCGCTCAGCGGTCCTGGGCGAGGCGATTCGCCGCGGCCGCGCCTTCCTGGAGGCCGG includes:
- a CDS encoding DMT family transporter; this translates as MRSAPAAPTSPRPNSRGDLSGIGLALLSAAASGTLGVWGKLALTLQLSTPTLLSWRFGLTALLLLALGSFRVPGRERLILLLLGLLYAATTAAYFTALTRISASTSALLVYVAPAFVILYGALSRTRPTRGQLGALACTLLGLSVVIGLPGAADRDVFGLLLGGLSGALYGAYLFASDRLAVRSSPLTVTAHVTLVSAVTFAAMGALGGNLGVPASLPQWGLVTLMVLIPTLVALPALAGAVQRIGAARVSLLASTDPLWAVLFATVFLGEVLGGAQVLGGLLILAGAACAQRPSRSARVRPLQLTSPARTAAECSDPRGS
- a CDS encoding isocitrate lyase/PEP mutase family protein, producing the protein MTQTVPTDLAGRARTLLDLHAAPEILTLANVWDVVSAQVVAAAGAHALATASHAIASTFGYPDGENIPLELHLDMVRRIVQAVDLPVSMDFEAGYGNPGETARRAIEVGVVGGNLEDGMRPLGEAVAAVEAVMAAGREAGVTFVLNARTDALLRAGKDAPRSAVLGEAIRRGRAFLEAGAPVVFVPGLVAREEIREVADALGPQKLTVISVPGVSLPASELQSLGVARVSTGPFTQRVALTALQDAAADLLAGGVLPASTRPLN